A single genomic interval of Thermoanaerobaculia bacterium harbors:
- a CDS encoding universal stress protein, with protein LYERPRTLFVATFLGAGTVVVGRADEGVANFGAFSLPIPPDVPHESGSRVLLLCRPEHVVLTESEPGPGVPVFGRGSIVDESFAGAQRRVRVRVPRAPRIRQVSPVPVFGEEHLLLETLVAPDRPLPADVWVSLRAWKILDRPAPRVLAVDRGEGDAAALGAAARLASALDGTMTALAVTEDAERVEGLGPALRERARALGAPLADARVRAGRLVPQVLAEQSESVYDVLVLDGGREAGGLAARSRAPLLRIVERSATPMLIVPGAWPSPRRILVCTAVGEPGKTVVRMAGWLARNLGAAVTLFHAQLGEGEPDFVRAHLERGLAALRAMDVPCELALRTADSAAEGILAERARCGAEMIAMGAPGPRLRAAPARDDVTLKVMAASGVAVLIVPEHAW; from the coding sequence CCTCTACGAGCGCCCCCGGACCCTCTTCGTCGCGACCTTTCTCGGCGCCGGGACCGTCGTCGTCGGACGCGCCGACGAAGGGGTCGCGAACTTCGGGGCTTTCTCGCTGCCGATCCCCCCCGACGTGCCCCACGAGAGCGGTTCCCGGGTCCTTCTGCTGTGCCGCCCGGAGCACGTCGTCCTGACGGAGAGCGAACCCGGGCCGGGGGTTCCCGTGTTCGGCCGCGGATCGATCGTCGACGAGAGCTTCGCCGGAGCGCAGCGCCGGGTGCGCGTCCGGGTTCCGCGCGCTCCGCGGATCCGCCAGGTCTCCCCGGTTCCGGTGTTCGGCGAGGAGCACCTCCTGCTCGAGACCCTCGTCGCGCCCGATCGTCCGCTTCCCGCCGACGTCTGGGTGAGTCTCCGCGCGTGGAAGATCCTCGACCGTCCGGCCCCGCGGGTGCTCGCGGTCGATCGCGGCGAAGGCGACGCCGCCGCCCTCGGCGCGGCGGCGCGGCTCGCCTCCGCGCTCGACGGCACGATGACCGCGCTCGCGGTCACCGAGGACGCCGAACGGGTCGAGGGACTCGGCCCCGCGCTCCGCGAACGCGCCCGCGCGCTCGGCGCGCCGCTCGCCGACGCGAGAGTTCGGGCGGGCCGCCTCGTCCCGCAGGTCCTCGCCGAGCAGAGCGAGTCGGTCTACGACGTGCTCGTGCTCGACGGAGGACGGGAGGCGGGAGGACTGGCCGCCCGGTCCCGCGCGCCCCTTCTCCGGATCGTCGAACGATCGGCGACCCCGATGCTGATCGTGCCGGGTGCGTGGCCCTCGCCCCGCCGCATCCTGGTCTGCACGGCCGTCGGCGAGCCCGGAAAAACGGTCGTCCGGATGGCCGGCTGGCTGGCGAGGAACCTCGGCGCCGCCGTGACGCTGTTCCACGCCCAGCTCGGCGAGGGAGAGCCGGACTTCGTGCGCGCGCATCTCGAGCGCGGCCTGGCGGCGCTCCGCGCGATGGACGTCCCGTGCGAGCTCGCGCTCCGCACGGCCGACTCCGCGGCGGAAGGAATCCTCGCCGAGAGAGCGCGGTGCGGCGCGGAAATGATCGCGATGGGCGCTCCGGGCCCGCGTCTCCGCGCCGCCCCCGCCCGGGACGACGTGACGCTGAAGGTGATGGCGGCGAGCGGGGTGGCCGTGCTCATCGTCCCGGAACACGCCTGGTAG